One segment of Streptomyces sp. NA02950 DNA contains the following:
- the rfbB gene encoding dTDP-glucose 4,6-dehydratase — protein MTTTKILVTGGAGFIGSHYVRTLLGPHGPGDVAVIVIDKLTYAGNPANLDPVREHPCFDFVRGDICDVSLVEQLVDESDQVVHFAAESHVDRAILGASEFVRSNVVGTQVLLDAAVRSGLSTFIHISTDEVYGSIPEGSWPEDHPLRPSSPYSASKASSDLIALSYYGTHGLDVRITRCSNNYGQYQFPEKVIPLFITNLLDGRKVPLYGDGLHTRDWLHIDDHVKGIDLVRTKGRPGEIYNVGGGTELTNRELTGLLLAMCGMGWDMVKHVVDRKGHDRRYSVCDHKIRNTLGYCPRKDFETGLAETVAWYRSNRAWWEPLKERLAL, from the coding sequence GTGACTACCACCAAGATCCTCGTGACCGGCGGGGCTGGCTTCATCGGCTCCCACTACGTCCGCACCCTCCTCGGGCCACACGGTCCTGGCGACGTGGCAGTCATCGTGATCGACAAGCTGACCTACGCGGGCAACCCGGCAAATCTTGATCCGGTGCGCGAACACCCTTGCTTCGATTTTGTGCGGGGGGACATCTGCGACGTCTCCCTCGTCGAGCAGTTGGTCGACGAGTCCGACCAAGTAGTGCATTTTGCCGCTGAGTCACACGTGGACCGCGCGATCTTGGGAGCGTCCGAGTTCGTGCGGAGCAACGTTGTGGGGACGCAAGTGCTACTGGACGCCGCCGTGCGAAGCGGCCTGTCCACCTTCATTCATATCTCCACGGACGAGGTATACGGTTCCATCCCCGAGGGGTCCTGGCCGGAGGACCACCCACTGCGCCCGAGCTCCCCCTATTCGGCATCGAAGGCTTCGAGCGATCTGATCGCACTGTCCTACTACGGCACCCACGGCCTGGACGTACGTATTACACGATGTTCGAACAACTACGGGCAATATCAATTTCCCGAAAAGGTCATTCCGCTGTTCATCACCAACCTGCTCGACGGCAGGAAAGTACCGCTTTACGGGGATGGGCTCCACACGCGAGACTGGCTGCACATCGACGACCACGTGAAGGGGATCGACCTGGTGCGCACCAAGGGTCGTCCTGGAGAGATCTACAACGTCGGCGGTGGCACCGAGCTGACCAACAGAGAGTTGACTGGGCTCCTGCTCGCGATGTGTGGAATGGGTTGGGACATGGTGAAGCACGTCGTCGATCGCAAAGGCCATGATCGTCGCTATTCGGTTTGCGACCACAAGATCCGCAACACATTGGGTTACTGCCCCCGAAAAGATTTCGAAACCGGGCTCGCAGAGACCGTCGCTTGGTATCGCAGCAACCGTGCCTGGTGGGAACCGCTGAAAGAAAGGCTTGCTCTGTGA